A genomic window from Pseudomonadales bacterium includes:
- a CDS encoding glutathione S-transferase C-terminal domain-containing protein produces MTIPLPLRFKGVPGSPYTRKMLALLRYRHLPYELLLGDQASALGMPEPKVSLLPTFYLPGASGRLEAVVDSTPLIRRFEAEFKARAAIPANPVLSFLNYLLEDYADEWLTKAMFHYRWYYAADIERAGTILPLWTGISASPEQMAARKQFVAERQISRLYVVGSNDTTAPVIEASYRRFLAAFDRLLQRQPFVLGSRPASADFALYAQLTQLAKFDPTPMAICLEEAPRVFAWVDLVDDLSGNPAADTDWMDAARVGETLGELLTEVGRVYVPALLANAAALEKGEQQMSTTIDGRAWTQPAFPYQAKCLHWIRQEFAALRAADADVVRQLLEGTGCEPLLSAGN; encoded by the coding sequence ATGACAATTCCTCTGCCTTTGCGTTTCAAGGGGGTTCCGGGTTCACCCTATACCCGTAAGATGCTGGCGCTGCTGCGATATCGTCACCTGCCCTACGAACTGCTGCTGGGCGATCAGGCCTCAGCATTGGGTATGCCAGAGCCGAAGGTGAGCCTGTTGCCCACTTTCTACTTGCCTGGAGCTTCCGGCAGGCTGGAGGCGGTTGTGGATTCCACCCCGCTGATCCGCCGGTTCGAAGCCGAATTCAAGGCGCGGGCTGCGATCCCGGCCAATCCTGTGCTGAGTTTCCTCAACTATCTGCTCGAAGATTACGCAGACGAGTGGCTGACCAAGGCCATGTTTCACTACCGCTGGTATTACGCGGCCGACATCGAACGGGCCGGAACCATCCTGCCCCTGTGGACCGGCATCTCGGCTTCCCCGGAGCAGATGGCGGCACGCAAGCAGTTCGTCGCCGAGCGGCAGATCTCCCGGCTGTATGTGGTGGGATCCAACGACACCACAGCACCCGTGATCGAAGCCAGCTATCGTCGCTTTCTGGCGGCGTTCGACCGCCTGTTGCAGCGTCAGCCTTTCGTGCTGGGAAGCCGGCCGGCCTCGGCGGATTTTGCCCTCTACGCTCAGCTCACCCAGCTTGCCAAATTCGACCCCACTCCCATGGCCATCTGCCTCGAGGAAGCGCCACGGGTGTTCGCCTGGGTCGATCTGGTGGACGATCTTTCCGGCAATCCCGCCGCTGACACGGACTGGATGGATGCGGCGAGGGTGGGGGAGACACTGGGCGAACTGCTCACCGAGGTGGGCAGGGTCTATGTGCCCGCGCTGCTGGCCAACGCCGCTGCGCTCGAAAAAGGTGAACAGCAGATGTCCACCACCATAGATGGCAGAGCCTGGACCCAGCCGGCCTTCCCTTATCAGGCGAAATGTCTGCACTGGATCCGGCAGGAATTCGCGGCACTGCGCGCGGCGGACGCCGATGTGGTCCGGCAGCTGCTCGAAGGGACCGGCTGCGAGCCGCTGTTGAGTGCCGGGAACTAG